CTGCAGGAGCGCCTCGGGTCGATTCTGCGTGACGTGCTGACCGTCGAGGACGAACCCGACGGCGGACTGACGGTGCACCATGACGGGACCTTCGCGTCGCTGCGAGTGGTGAACATCGCCGAGGGGCTCGACCTGGTGTCGCTTACCCAGGTCGTCGCGTGGGATCTGCCGCTGACCAAGAGGCTCAGCGATCAGGTGGCCAAGCAGGCGCACAACAGCAACTTCGGCAATGTGACCATGGTCGACAAGGTCAGCGACAAGGCCGCGCAGCGCAACTCCGGCAAGGGCGCGGCCAAGACCGCGGACGTGATGCTGCGCTACAACTTTCCCGGTGCGGGCCTGGCCGACGACGCCCTGCGCACCCTGATCCTGCTGGTGCTCGATTCGGGCGCTCAGATGCGGCGTGTCCTGACGGCCTGAGCCGGCCGACGCTGCACAACCGCCGACCGCCCGGCCACCCGGGCACTAACCGCCGAGCGCCCGGCCAGCCGGGCAGTCACGGGCGATCAGCGGCCGCAGTCCGCGCAGGTCCCGAAGATCTCGATGGTGTGGCTGACCTCGGAGTAGCCATGCTTGGCGGCGACTTGCGACGCCCACTCCTCGACCTCGTGGTCGCCCACCTCGATGGTGGAGCCGCAGTGGCGGCACACCAGATGGTGGTGATGGTGCTCCGAGCAGCGCCGGTAGACGGACTCGCCGGTGTCGGTGCGCAGCGTGTCCACCATTCCCGCCGATGCCATGGACTGCAGCGTCCGGTAGACCGTGGTCAGCCCGATGTTCTCGCCGCGGCGGCGCAGCTCGTCGTGCAGCTCCTGGGCCGAGCGGAATTCGTCGAGCGTTTCCAGCAGCGTCGAGATCGCCGCTCGCTGACGGGTGGAACGGACGCTCGGTCCGGTCATTGGCGCCACTCTCCCCCGCAAGCGGGAGGTGCCCCCACCTCTTCGCTGCGCTCTGCATCGTCGCAGGCGCGCGTCATGGCGTGTCCTCGCTGGCGTGGGCGACGGCGTCGACGACGATGTGGGCCAGGTGGTGGTCGGCCAGTCGGTACAGCACCTCGCGGCCGGACCGCTCCCCGGCGACCACTCCCGCCGCCTTGAGAATCTTCAAATGCTGGCTGACCAGCGGTTGTGGCACGCCCAGCGCGTCGACCAGCTCGTGCACGCAGCGCTGGGATTCGCGTAGTTGCAGCACGATGGCGATCCGTACCGGTGCGGCCAGGGCCCGCAGCAGCTCACCGGCGGCATCCAGGATTTCTCGCGACGGCGGCTCGGGATATTCGGCGAACGGAGCGTGCCCCCCTGAGCCTGTCTCGCCGTGCCGGTGGGCACGTAGATCCGACCCCGAATGCGACGGTGAGCCAGGTGCGGCGGTCGGCGATGAGGAGGGCATCACCATGCGTGCGTCATCTCCTCGAAAGTGCCGAGTACGTGGAGTGCCCACTATAGGGAACGACTTCCACTGTCACATGCATGATGACGCATGTCAAAGACCACGGCCCTGT
The Mycobacterium sp. 050128 genome window above contains:
- a CDS encoding ArsR/SmtB family transcription factor, with the protein product MVMPSSSPTAAPGSPSHSGSDLRAHRHGETGSGGHAPFAEYPEPPSREILDAAGELLRALAAPVRIAIVLQLRESQRCVHELVDALGVPQPLVSQHLKILKAAGVVAGERSGREVLYRLADHHLAHIVVDAVAHASEDTP
- a CDS encoding Fur family transcriptional regulator gives rise to the protein MTGPSVRSTRQRAAISTLLETLDEFRSAQELHDELRRRGENIGLTTVYRTLQSMASAGMVDTLRTDTGESVYRRCSEHHHHHLVCRHCGSTIEVGDHEVEEWASQVAAKHGYSEVSHTIEIFGTCADCGR